A single region of the Bacteroides luhongzhouii genome encodes:
- a CDS encoding histidine kinase translates to MKALIYITILLTSTIWFTSCKASRNMETQKQIDYSGDFLFLRNLIESLRVDVSKQTKVTTDKLSDLKIENKTVYLSAPDSTGKQHPVKESTTTAYKQDQERTEVDETLSITLQQFSNRLDSLSYKVDAMLNQKETVVELSWWELHKDKVYIVIALIIVVVGVYSRNK, encoded by the coding sequence ATGAAAGCTCTGATTTATATAACCATATTGCTGACGTCAACAATATGGTTCACGTCCTGCAAGGCTTCTCGCAATATGGAAACTCAAAAGCAGATAGACTATTCAGGGGATTTTTTGTTTTTGCGAAACTTAATTGAATCGCTACGAGTTGATGTAAGTAAGCAGACGAAGGTTACTACTGATAAATTGAGTGATTTGAAGATTGAGAATAAAACAGTTTACTTGTCTGCTCCTGATTCAACAGGGAAACAACATCCGGTCAAAGAAAGTACTACTACTGCATATAAACAGGATCAGGAACGAACAGAAGTTGATGAAACATTATCTATTACTTTGCAACAGTTCTCTAATAGATTGGATTCATTGAGTTATAAAGTAGATGCTATGTTGAATCAGAAAGAAACTGTTGTAGAGTTATCATGGTGGGAACTACATAAAGATAAAGTATATATCGTTATAGCTCTGATAATTGTAGTAGTAGGAGTGTATAGCCGAAACAAATAA
- a CDS encoding N-acetylmuramoyl-L-alanine amidase produces MKTIDAIIIHCSATKVGQDLRAKDLDRMHRVRGFNQIGYNFVIDLDGMVENGRPLSIDGAHCNTKGFSESSYNKHSVGVCYIGGLDASGKPADTRTSAQKAALRELVAKLCKEYPIIEVLGHRDTSPDLDGSGEVEPAEYIKACPCFDVRFEFSNFLRNTVIRP; encoded by the coding sequence ATGAAAACTATTGATGCTATTATTATTCATTGTTCGGCTACAAAAGTCGGACAGGATTTACGAGCTAAAGACCTTGATCGGATGCACCGGGTTCGGGGATTCAATCAGATTGGTTATAACTTCGTCATTGACTTGGACGGAATGGTAGAAAATGGACGACCGCTTTCCATTGACGGCGCACATTGTAACACCAAAGGTTTTTCGGAATCTTCGTATAATAAACATTCTGTTGGTGTGTGTTATATTGGCGGACTGGATGCGTCCGGAAAACCTGCTGATACTCGTACTTCAGCTCAAAAGGCAGCATTACGTGAATTAGTCGCGAAGCTCTGTAAAGAGTATCCTATTATCGAGGTTCTCGGACACCGTGATACTTCGCCCGATCTGGACGGTAGCGGGGAAGTGGAACCAGCGGAATATATCAAGGCGTGCCCCTGTTTTGATGTACGTTTCGAGTTCTCCAACTTTTTGCGTAATACAGTGATCCGGCCATGA